The Elaeis guineensis isolate ETL-2024a chromosome 14, EG11, whole genome shotgun sequence genomic sequence ATCTCTAGTCGCCTCCATCATCCTAATTCTGGCTCTGGTGATGACAACCTTTGCCGCTGGTTGTATGATACATTTCAATCCACTGACCCAGGCCTTCAACTTGTTGTCCTCAATTTTCTCCCTACCATCATTAGGGTCTATCTTTCTCGTGTTGTCTCCCAGAAGTCTCTTGCTGGCTTCGAAGCTATCCTGTTGGCCTTCTATGCACACGAGACTGTCATTCGGGGTGGCGAGCCTCTAACTGTGATCCTTCCTAACCTCACCAATCCAAGTGTCTACCATGAGGCCAAGGTCCCCACCAAGAGCAAAGCTGTGGATCTCAATATAGCAATACTCTCCCCTGCTTTGGAGCCATGTGGCACGGTGCGCTCCACTAAACGAGCTCGAATTATTGGAGTAGCATTGGAGCTATACTATAGCAAGATACATGACATGCCCCTTACTTCTAAGCAAGAGTTTTGTGAGTTTTGTGTGGATTGGGCTGGCCATAATCGATCTCTAGAGGAGGAGAAACAAAGCAACCCCAATTCCGATGTCTCTTGTGCTGACCAACAAGAAGAAATGATTCAAGTAAAAGGTGGTGAAGAAGAGCATAAGAAGAAGGGGAGAAGGATTCCTCTGCCATGGGAACTCTTCCAGCCTATATTGAGGATTGTGGGTCATTGCCTTCTTGGTAATTCAAACTCAGAGGAGCTAAAAGAAGTAGCACTCATTGCAGTGCAATGCCTTCACTTGAGGGCATTGCATGACATGAATCCTCAGGCAATTCTTGCATCTAGGAGTCTCCTCAGGTTGGCAAAGATGCCAAGTGATACTATTTTTAAGCCACACTTGGTGAGTGATTCCAGTGATCTCACTGCATCGCAACTAGCTAGCAATGATTAGCAACATGATGCTTGTATGTAATGATTAGCCACACATGATGGCATatagcttttgaaattttatttattgGTTGCCACATATACATAgtaattttcttttctaattatcaacaaatcttttcctctctttcattGGGAAGGGAAAGATTGAGCAAGGCCTAACCAATGATATATAAAAATGAattactttttttttgtttgaaagtaGAAAGATTTATCAAACCCTCAAAAGAGAAGAGGAGTGCCAAACTAACTGAGACAAATCTgattaatgatattataaattatcTTATAACTTTTTCATCAGctcatattatttttatgaatttatttaaaatttatatcaaCTATCATTTTTATTAAAGTTGCAAAACTTTCTCATACACTCTTTTTCTTGAATATTTTATTGAACTTTCATAATAGTCTTATAATTTTCTCATACACTCAAACTCATGTTTTATGTATCAAATCTTGAAATAGATATGAATTTGTGCATCTACATGAATATCATTTGTTATGATGATGAATAAAATATCTTGGCTCTTTATCTTTTATAAACCCACATTTTTAGCATGCAATCTTACACTAATGGAAtgctatatttttgtattaaaagATAAGATTGATATGACTCTACATATTTATAGACTGAATTTTTCCATTTAGCTTGATCTTCTAAAAACAACAATAtccaattttatattttatatatatatatatatatatatatatatatatatatatatatatatatatatatatatatatatttgtaaatACAATTACCTAATTACTTGCGAACAAAGTTTTCTAAAGGTTTAATATAGTTAAATAGGAAATGTTGGGTGATTGGATATTGGGATGAATCATTGTATATAGcttttaattcttaaattatcatttctttattttcataaatattttggaTAAAGAAATTTCAATAGTGGAATGTTGGAGTCAATTGATCTAGACAATTAACTTTTGTTAGAgcttcttatttttatttaaaataatattttttgataattgaaAAGACATATATTGGAATCAACTTTTAAGTAATATcatattgcaatttttttttaatgtaaaagGGTGGGATACCTTAAGATTTATTTAGTGGAAAAAGGAATGATGTGCATGGATGGTTTATCAGCATAATGCTGACAGGAGATATTCTTGTCTTTTAATGGGAGTTTGGGACAAAATGATAGGATACGGGATTATAAAGGGCGAACCAGGATATATTAGGAACTCCCAAAAAAGGAGTGTCTATTGCATGTCTAGGATTTGTTGGGTTGATGTGGGTGCTTTACAGACTTAATGTTTTACTTGTAGCTCTAGCACAAAGCTTTTGAGTTTTAGCTATGCCCTTTCCACGAGTGACCGGCATCCACGTATAACAATGAGTTTGGTGTGATAACTTGGAACTCAAATATCCAATAGTTTCATTCCTTCCGTGAGGCCCAACATATAGTGGAGAACACACAGTTCTTATCACCGTTCTCCAGGCAGTCCATCGAAGTTGTAGTGTTTTGGATAATAGATGCACTTGAGTTTTATCCAAGATTAGCTGCTAAATTATCTTAGTAAATGAGTAGTTGAGAAATCAATgtttcatcttttcttcttcttccacatATAGTACTGACAAGGCCTTCCATCCTCTCCTCCTGAGACCTTTTATGATTTTGTTTTGATAACTCCATCATTGAAAATTTCAACCTTTTCTAGTATTGGGATTTTCTAGTTAATGTGAGCAAATTTAGAGATTACTCCTCCATGGCTTAGAAACTTGTAACTATTTTTAACTGTGAAGGCATTTGATGAGCTCCATCTCCATGTTATGTTGTCTGCTCCTTGAGATAATTATATTGTATCCAATAGCTCACACAATTGACGTTGCTCATTTCATATTTGGGTTTTGATAGCTGTGATTGATGCTGAATTCTCAATATAGTTTTGAATGTAGCCGGCTACTATTGTATCTTATTTCCTGGAAAGGAGAAAAGAATGGGAGAAGGCCTTCTTCAGTGGCTCATAAAGGATCTGGTGATTAATCCAGAATGAGATTTGCTTGCTATTTCCTATCTTAATGGATATACAGGCAAAGAACCAAGGTCTAGCCTTCATAATGTCCGGCCATGTAGAGGAAACATTTACTTTAACTGGAGCTTGGTTTGGGGCTGTTTTAAAGAAGTAAGAATTATTTACCAGCCTTCACCATGACATATTCTACTCCTTAAAATACTTCCACAGCCATTTAATGAGAAAGCTTTGATTAAGAAGCTTGATGTTTAATATCCCTAGACCTCCAACTCTTTTAGGCAAACAGACCTTTTCCTAGCTCACCAAACTATGTCCATTGTGGTATTTGTTGCTTCCTCTCCATaggaattattttcttctttagtcAATGCACCTAATGACTTCAATTGGAAGTTGAAAATAGAACATCCAAAAAAGTTGATTTGCACTATGAACTGAATTGATCAATGCTATCCTATCTGTAAGGGAATGCAGCTTACCTTTCTAACTAGCAAGCTTTATGTCTATCTTCTCTTCCAAGAAGCTCTAATTGAAACTTTTTGGTTTGTTGAAATGAAGCAAAAAGCCTAAATATCTAATCAAAAAGTTTGAGACTGAATAACCTAATAGTTTTGCATAGTCATGACATCGGTTGCCATTGATGTTCAGTCTAATCAGAGAGCTTTTGTCGAAGTTAACCTTTAATTTAGAAGCTAGTTCAAAGGAatagataataaattttaatattttgattTGTTCCTTTGAGGCCTCATAGAAAATCAAGGTATCATCAGCTTGTTGTAAATAGGTGATGCTTTTGGTGATATGTCTTGATCCCACACCTAAGATGATGGAGTTCATCATTGCTGTATCAAGCATTTGAGATAATACATCTATGGTGAGGATGAAGAGGAGAGAAGGGATCTACTTGTCTGAGCCCAATCTTTGATCTAATCCACCTCGTTGGTGGGAAGAACTTGCTAGAAGTGAGGAGCTTTTCAATCCATTTACACCATTTACCACTAAAGCCTCTTTCCTTTAGGAGATTTAGAAGGAAGTCCTAATTTAGTTGATTAAAAGCTTTTCGAAATCCAATTTGAGAACTTTGCtggcttgatttttttttgcagTGGGAGATGAGTTTGGCTACCAAGACAAAGCAATCTCTAAtttgttttatttttataaatgccGATTGGAATTGGGAAGCAGTCTATCAATGATGGTTGTGAGGCAAGAGCATAGGAtctttgagatgattttgatgatgccatgaattaagcttatagatTGGTGATCTCCAACTAATAAGCTTTCTTCAACTGATCTCCAACTAATGATAGCATCTTCAATTTCCTCCTCTGAGAATGGTTTGTGGAGCTCTGTCAAGTTGATTTGTTCATTTTGAAAGAGAGTTTTCCAATCAAAGCATATCTCAAGGCGGAACACATTAATGAAGAGTTCCATATAGAATCTTGCAAATACCACCTTTATTTTTTGGTGATCATCATATGTTCAATCTTGAAAAGTAACTGTGACAATTGTATTCTTTTGCTTTCATGCACTGGCATAGGCATGAAAAAATTTGGTGTATTAATCACCATGCTTTAATCATTGAATTCTCAACACTGCCTCCACATTATCTCTTCTTGGTGTCGTATGTTATGCAAGTTTTCTTtgacttgtcttcttttctttgaTTCAAATGAGGTATGGTCTCTAATCTCTTCAAGTTCATCCAACTAAactattctcctttctttttctttcttctcaatCATAATGTTGCTGTTGCTATATTTGTTCCACACCTTGAGCTTCACTTTGAGGAATCTTAGCTCtaagtgttgggaaatatgtcctaaagccaatcgtgtgatgattgtgctaactataattatatatgaattgataaataataaaaattatttgatatttttcatcacaagaatacatcttctaacaaactcctatgttatgatgaagtccttaggactactttgatcgataaaagaggatataTCGCATAATTTTTAAACtgatttgtgatcaaatgatacgctattactaggacgatagcgatatcaagtataggtcgttgtgtgccatatgtgttggttgtcctcgtaaccaaatggtatggagatactggtatggcacgtaggtgagatataggagtacaccatcactgaatgtgaccaactgtggagcactctgctgtcaagggtagcttgcaaaaggtatggatataagtgtccctccgacctgagatcaccacgatgacttgcaagcaactcactgtattttggtgtcggactaaccgagtttctaatttagtgatggaaggtttctgggtgcagtcaagtacttatcaagttggtgcatgagtcaaaatgggattgacctctccgaattagtaggagatatgcatcagtgtatttcaatttagcaaaatctgagctcagataatccatgtgatggatttgaaaaagattgaaatataatgtagatgacttatctaggattgacagttaaatctttggtcatcctcgagcattagggtcaaagagatgaattatacggtaaccatacgccaataggttcttgaatgttgcttcgccttcattcgacctatccggatgtcgggtcaccattgctagatggttacatcgattagttcagaaagatatttctgtactactgacttaggttcaaatctatggagtcacactcaaaagaagtttctgactgatcatgtggctgatcaatgattgagaatcatttaagggcttaatcatcaatcgattgatggttaaccttatgcaaaaattataataaattaattcatcaagtgttagtgaattaatagaagattaattagtaattaaattactaattagctcaatttgattgagcaaagaggattaaataaaatctaattaaattagattcaattaggtttgattcgattagattattagatgacctaatcgctaaggaagaattattcctgatttgatcaggattttgattcagtcaattcttaatttgattaagatttgattaaaaatttataaacttaattatattaaattttatatattttgtttgggctaaatcagatgtgatttgatttaaattcaaataaaaaaattaagagtccttattggaataggactcttctccctgtgccaatccagattgcatgccatatatctccacacacaaaatcattttgtcaaatattttctcacaccaaagagttctttcccttatctatttcacatccaaatcaaatttaattttgataaaagaaagattttaaaattagattttaaaatattccttattaagaaaatctgttctcatccagatcaacctctccacaccaataaatttttttctccttatatgtgtgatattttgaggagatttttcttgagagattagttggagaattctttaccataaaaaaatatgagaaggagtatcccatatttttttgggatattttgggatgtggaattgtgaaggaaagtagaatcctgtaagagtccaagatcactaggactcttcaccctacctccttacactcctataaaaggggtttttatggtttcttttgtgtgtgtaagataccaaaagagagctcttcatgtggtagaagtttgggcatagttcatgatgtaaaaaatagagaggagggccctctctcttggggtgtgcgcaaaaatctgaatttcagattttttgttctaagggtttggaaggaggaaataaattatttttttcttcatcttttttctacctcttcatctcctctagaagtccatcttcaatctctgaaaaggtttcagagttttgaagaacagatccggatcagtcaagaagaaggtcttcgcatgagctagcactcctgagaaaatcaatcagatcggggcttcgagtgaatttttcataAAGGCCGAATGCATGTGCGACTGTGAACAACTAGCAAAGATcttctccatcatatctctcaatagcaaagatcatcgacccatgatcaggtatggagttttgaactcagattagaagtagatgtgatctactgctcatatgtatgcatgctgattttatcttcagattattttagattttatatacaacataacatgtcatagatcctagagtagaatgatttgattattagatcatatgtatgttagattaatttgattaatctagtggtttttcactgtaattttttgaaaaagtttcaaaatacatgcatgaaatcacctatgcatcccaatagtggtatcaaagcctagatttgttatgacatgatttatttgcatattaaatctaaattttaattttatttagatttgatgtgtgatattttaatctaaatttaattaatagttgattgcacaaactgacataagattgtcctgttgtaggtttaccccttatggtgaaaaggttatcctaatttgtgctgatcgttaataaaatctaattttatatcatgcatgtgatatttatgatctgatttagatgtgatctaaagttatcatcagatctgatgtaatttagattagatctaaattcaagcatatataatatgtgattagattagatgatccgattagcaagtacttggattggattgaccaGCAGGTCGTTCGATTATAGGaccaagaagggtttaaaggtcttctcttttcatttgatgggttgctcttatgacatataggggtgccatgtgattagatcccataaagaagaatgtaaaaaaaagaacttatttttcttcaaaatcctaggtttgttgtatgtgatacaaagttgtatgaaaaataaggtatctaatctatatgattaaaattattttaatcataaaaaaataaaattttgataaaatttcagatataatctaaaagtattataatcaattttattttagtgttacataagaattttcagatctgaaactccttaaaTCATGCTTACAAATTTACTGAGCCAATCTAATTTTGAACTAAGTTGACCCAGTCTCTTTGTGTAGCcgactcaatattgattgagttaatccagtttcagaataaaaaatctttatataatatttattataaattatttacaaaataaaagattgaaattattttaaaccataacctaaacctatgttgatgctgaacttaattgataattaaggatagaattgattagatctagaattatgaattaaagatctaatgtcattcacataaaatatgagggcatgggttagctcaaatcaggtccttttaattaggttagacctaaagttagaatcaaagagttaatggactaactagagaaattgattaaatctaaccaaatattaaattagattaaattagagtttctctagaatcaatacaatagttgtagatggtcaagttcatgtctttgattagaccaaatagaccttgataatggctcaatggttgaacccgaatcattaggttggtcaaatcaaaactaatttaccaattagtgtctaaggtgaGTTCGGCATttcgaccggtggtttttaattgggagcggtttacctgaccatttcgatagtATCTAAagtaagcttagcagatcctcccatcgatctcacttacctgaccaatttgatgaattatatcttaattagactgataagtgattcaagttgacccatatcattaaggttgatcagtgtgactaatctagtTGCCATTTCAACCACTATGACCCTGATCCAATTTaatgacttagtaaagtcagtgggaggattgtggtttactggttgatctcttctcatctcttctctaaactgattcttaaatcctctaaattattaggtccataaaatgagctagttatggagataactaaatcatagcctcccattaagatgaatgataatgggtccattatttctaattgacattataggcgccatccatctggtgttctctctgaataatgaaattattattcatcatgtgatgactctgttgtactatctgataatggttgaattgatcgagccatccttgaacctgatcattcattggttagaaatactgagtaggttcatgttaatggtttgacctaactgaaatttttagtggaggcccatcgcctactgaaatgaaatctggggtaaaattaattactaaaaattatttgaagaaataattggttgagaacctacccatagatgcatatgggttgatcgagccatcttcagaCTTGTATGCAatctatgtggattttagtacccacta encodes the following:
- the LOC105061354 gene encoding uncharacterized protein, whose amino-acid sequence is MSSEVVPSESTTFWQSIQRAQATIHSLSLILGPLPEPLTFSENPTISLLHDANISHDISSRLHHPNSGSGDDNLCRWLYDTFQSTDPGLQLVVLNFLPTIIRVYLSRVVSQKSLAGFEAILLAFYAHETVIRGGEPLTVILPNLTNPSVYHEAKVPTKSKAVDLNIAILSPALEPCGTVRSTKRARIIGVALELYYSKIHDMPLTSKQEFCEFCVDWAGHNRSLEEEKQSNPNSDVSCADQQEEMIQVKGGEEEHKKKGRRIPLPWELFQPILRIVGHCLLGNSNSEELKEVALIAVQCLHLRALHDMNPQAILASRSLLRLAKMPSDTIFKPHLVSDSSDLTASQLASND